From a region of the Calliphora vicina chromosome 4, idCalVici1.1, whole genome shotgun sequence genome:
- the LOC135959170 gene encoding putative nuclease HARBI1 yields the protein MLSVAAFSSSEDEEYTTTEMNGIRRQLWEQSNIFTMPNSKFVSYFRINKEGFKYVLDKIAFKLKEPTRSICVPNMLKLAATMRILAEGSYQKGAGNDYNISMCQSSVSNAFQECIDAMYNVLCSEWISFPTEENEKDEIKKFFYNKTGFPGLIGYIDGTHINIISPEKEVQFKYRNRKGFYSLNATVVCDHKLRIRYISSHLQGSVHDSLVWNTSYLKQFLRDQYDNGERNTSLLGDAGYPLEQFLITPFRSTVEGSSESRFNYIHARTRNIVERTIGVLKNRFRCILGARQLHYTPDTAAKITSVCAALQNI from the exons atgttaagcGTTGCTGCATTTTCATCTTCTGAAGATGAAGAATATACCACAACCGAAATGAATGGTATTCGGAGACAATTATGGGAACAGTCCAACATATTTACCATGCCAAATTCCAA ATTTGTAAGTTACtttagaataaataaagagGGCTTTAAATATGTTCTGGACAAAATTGCATTTAAACTAAAAGAACCGACAAGGTCAATATGTGTGCCAAATATGTTGAAGCTTGCAGCAACAATGCGGATACTCGCTGAGGGTAGTTACCAAAAAGGTGCTGGTAATGACTACAACATTAGTATGTGCCAGTCTTCAGTTAGCAATGCATTCCAAGAGTGCATAGATGCTATGTACAACGTACTTTGCTCAGAATGGATTTCCTTTCCAACGGAGGAAAATGAAAAAGACgagatcaaaaaatttttttacaataaaactgGGTTTCCAGGTTTAATAGGATACATAGATGGAACCCATATAAATATAATCTCACCAGAAAAGGAAGTACAATTTAAATACAGAAACAGAAAAGGTTTCTACAGTCTTAATGCAACAGTG GTATGTGATCATAAGCTCCGAATAAGATATATATCATCTCATCTTCAGGGATCTGTTCACGACTCCTTAGTATGGAACACCAGTtacttaaaacaatttttaagagatCAATATGATAATGGAGAAAGAAATACTTCGTTATTAG GAGACGCAGGGTACCCCTTAGAACAATTTTTGATAACGCCATTCCGATCTACTGTAGAAGGTTCTTCAGAAAGTCGTTTTAACTATATACATGCAAGAACTAGAAATATTGTTGAACGAACTATTGGTGTTCTAAAAAATAGATTCCGGTGCATACTAGGCGCAAGACAGTTGCATTACACACCAGATACGGCTGCTAAAATTACATCTGTTTGTGCAgctttacaaaacatttga